The genome window CGGGAACCGGCCGAGACTCGGATCGGCGCGACGCCTGACTGTGTCGGCGGTACAACTATACTGGCTCGCGATCAGTCTCCGGTGGAGTCTACTATGGAAATCTCCGAGAAGCTCCTCTGTCTGTTCAGCGCGGAAGTTCGCGAGACCGACGACGGCGAGTACGTCGTCGACGTGCCCGACCGAGAGATCGACGCCGGATCGCTGGAACCGGGCGAGACGTACCGCGTCGCGCTCGTCGCCCGCGACGGGACCGCGGCGTCGGCGGACGGCGCCGACGCCTCCCCCTCGCGGAACGACGACGGACCGCAGCCCCCGGTCGAGCCGGGTGAGATGCGCTACGTCGAGATCGAGGACCTCGGCAAGCAGGGCGACGGGATCGCCCGCGTCGAGCGCGGGTACGTGATCATCGTCCCCGACACCGAGGTCGGCGAGCGCGTGAAGATCGAAGTGACCGAAGTGAAGTCCAACTTCGCCGTCGGCGAAGTCGTCGAAGAGGCGGGCTGAGCGGCTACGATCGTTCTTTCAGCGGCGGGACAGGACGTGTCGAACCCGTCGCGCCGCTCACTCCTCGCCCGTCACCCGGGCGTCCCAGTACGACACCGAGGCGACGTAGTCGCCGGGAATCGTGTCGCCGACGAGTTCGTCGAGCGTCCGGAACGGCTTCGCGACGGCGCCCGGGAGCTCGCGGTAGAAGCCGTACGGCAACACGAAGTCGTGCTCCTCGTTCGCGAGCGTGAGCCCCGCCTCGCCGAGCATGGCGGCGACCTGCCGCTCCGAGTAGAGCCGCGAGCCCATCGGGAGCAGCCAGGTGTACAGCGTCCGCAGGCTGCGGCCGTTGAACGTGTCGAAGAACACCTGATCGCGGCTGACCCGGCGGAGCTCCTTCGCGAACGGGACCGGGTCCTCCATCAGGTGGAAGAAGCGCATCGCGACGACCGTGTCGAAGTGGTCGTCGGGGAACGGGAGCCGCGAGGCGTCCCCGCGGAGGAACTCGACCGCGTCGGCGTGCCCGGCGGCGGCGACCTTCTCGCGGGCCTGTTCGAGCATCTCGCGGGAGACGTCGAGCCCGACGACATCCGCGCCCTGGTCGGCGAGCATCGTCGTGAACCGACCGGTGCCGCAGGCGACCTCCAGCACGCGGTGGCCCGGGTCGATCGGGCCGAGCGCGGCGAGGACGGCCTCCTTCTCGCGGCGGTCGATGAGCTGTCCGCCGCCGGAGAAGCGGACATCGTCGTACTCCTCGGCGACCTCGTCGGCCTGGTACCAGTCCTGTCCCTTCACGTTGTCCGTGATGGAGGCCGGACCGACAAAACCGTACTGGATGCGGTCCGGCGACGGCTCCGGTGCGGGCGGCCGGGAACGGCCCGGCGGCGGTCCCGATTCGGGCGGCCGGGAACGGCCCGGCGGTCCGCGGTTACCCGCTCGTGGCGACGTTCTCGGCCGGAATTTTGACGATCACGCGCGCGCCCTCCTCCTCGTCGTGGTGCGGGTACTCGTCGACGCCGAAGTACCGGCGGGCGAGCTCGTCGATGTGCTCGCGCGCGCCCTCCTCGGTCAG of Halorubrum trapanicum contains these proteins:
- a CDS encoding class I SAM-dependent methyltransferase → MKGQDWYQADEVAEEYDDVRFSGGGQLIDRREKEAVLAALGPIDPGHRVLEVACGTGRFTTMLADQGADVVGLDVSREMLEQAREKVAAAGHADAVEFLRGDASRLPFPDDHFDTVVAMRFFHLMEDPVPFAKELRRVSRDQVFFDTFNGRSLRTLYTWLLPMGSRLYSERQVAAMLGEAGLTLANEEHDFVLPYGFYRELPGAVAKPFRTLDELVGDTIPGDYVASVSYWDARVTGEE
- a CDS encoding TRAM domain-containing protein; its protein translation is MEISEKLLCLFSAEVRETDDGEYVVDVPDREIDAGSLEPGETYRVALVARDGTAASADGADASPSRNDDGPQPPVEPGEMRYVEIEDLGKQGDGIARVERGYVIIVPDTEVGERVKIEVTEVKSNFAVGEVVEEAG